From the genome of Clostridium sp. BNL1100, one region includes:
- a CDS encoding putative ABC exporter domain-containing protein, which translates to MQAIMYLIKRTYINKVKRTFKSIPSAILTVLGVVGFIFVFISSFKIKKAPLQSISTETIIAAIVLFLGVLLYNSFLSRDTGILTMADANFLFTGPFEKRQVLVYLLVSVAPASLMIGFFMCFYLPLLIGSALSFTKYLITLIVISLFLGVIFLSYYYIYIVDAENTGFKKNSKKVFWAFLGVLAVAFAVMLFNNDFELKITVKNYFESSWYNWVPLFGWTKWAVSSLLAGNILTGFIPPVCLLLAVNALLSIMLYNVKVDFYEKTLEDSVSLQKIMDDIKTSGKADSHAFSKLKNKSVSVKFGIGAAAIYSKQMLESRKLGLISNNREILLQLFYVAFGLIFGFEFSFVMAMVSFGALSMSLNDSWHRDFKKPYVFLIPESSFKKLIYSVLPGLIKTMISGGIALTVAAIGYKLSPANWINYILVFFSFAILFVFAEIFTYRLIGSSSNAVVVTMLRMLFVIAACIPAIIILIVIAVLSNGVPNVIETSLCMLVVNVVISILLAYLSKGIFEQSELME; encoded by the coding sequence ATGCAGGCAATAATGTATTTAATTAAAAGAACCTATATAAATAAGGTAAAACGTACATTTAAAAGTATCCCGTCTGCCATTCTGACCGTATTGGGTGTGGTTGGATTTATATTTGTTTTTATTTCGTCTTTTAAAATAAAAAAGGCCCCATTGCAGAGTATCTCTACTGAAACAATTATTGCAGCAATCGTACTTTTCTTGGGAGTATTACTATACAATTCGTTTCTTTCAAGAGATACGGGAATATTGACAATGGCGGACGCAAACTTCCTTTTTACAGGGCCCTTTGAAAAAAGACAGGTACTGGTGTATCTTTTGGTTTCTGTAGCACCTGCTTCGCTGATGATAGGTTTCTTTATGTGTTTTTATCTTCCTTTGTTAATAGGTTCAGCATTGAGTTTTACTAAGTATTTGATAACTCTTATTGTTATTAGTCTTTTCCTTGGAGTCATTTTTCTTTCGTACTATTATATTTATATAGTTGATGCGGAGAATACAGGCTTTAAGAAGAACTCAAAGAAGGTTTTCTGGGCTTTTTTAGGGGTACTTGCAGTTGCTTTTGCAGTTATGTTATTTAATAATGATTTTGAATTAAAGATTACAGTAAAAAATTACTTTGAAAGCTCGTGGTATAATTGGGTACCGCTTTTTGGCTGGACAAAATGGGCTGTAAGTTCACTGCTGGCAGGAAATATACTGACAGGATTTATTCCGCCTGTATGTTTGCTTCTGGCTGTAAATGCTTTGCTTAGTATTATGCTGTATAATGTAAAAGTTGATTTCTATGAAAAAACTTTAGAAGACTCGGTCAGTCTCCAAAAAATAATGGATGATATTAAGACATCGGGTAAGGCGGACTCACATGCCTTTTCAAAGTTAAAAAACAAGTCTGTTTCTGTTAAATTCGGAATTGGAGCAGCTGCAATATATTCCAAGCAGATGTTGGAAAGCAGAAAACTGGGTTTAATATCCAATAACAGGGAAATATTACTACAACTGTTCTACGTAGCCTTTGGTTTGATTTTTGGATTTGAATTCAGCTTTGTAATGGCAATGGTGAGTTTCGGGGCTTTATCAATGTCTCTTAATGATTCATGGCACAGGGATTTTAAAAAACCCTACGTTTTTCTGATTCCCGAAAGCTCATTCAAAAAACTAATCTATTCCGTATTGCCTGGATTAATTAAAACAATGATAAGCGGCGGAATAGCTCTAACCGTTGCAGCTATAGGATACAAACTCAGCCCTGCGAATTGGATTAATTATATACTTGTATTTTTTAGTTTTGCCATACTTTTTGTTTTTGCAGAGATCTTTACATACAGGTTAATTGGTTCAAGTTCCAATGCGGTGGTAGTTACAATGCTCAGAATGCTGTTTGTAATTGCTGCATGTATACCTGCCATAATAATTTTAATTGTTATAGCGGTTCTTTCAAATGGTGTACCGAATGTTATAGAAACATCTTTATGTATGCTGGTTGTAAACGTTGTCATTTCCATATTGCTGGCATACCTTAGCAAGGGTATTTTTGAACAGAGTGAACTTATGGAATAA
- a CDS encoding type I phosphomannose isomerase catalytic subunit, which translates to MYYPIKFRPVYKDYIWGGRYFEKLGRELPEGVVAESWEVSCHKSGLSVVANGEFAGRTLTELIKSDPVGVVGTKFPSGCSEIPLLVKLIDANDKLSVQVHPDDNYAAVFENSFGKNEMWYVIATKPSAKLVAGLKENVTREKFLRAVKENRIEDCLLQVEVMPGDVINIPAGTVHSIGEGIVIAEIQQTSDITYRLFDYNRVDKNGVRRQLHLNKALDVINFGAGRRMAKCDGVKVEVNDTSSKTVFVANRYFACERYELNGEVTEKCDGSKFCIYIFLEGNGEIKTGEANVKVNAGETVFLPAASGEYTVSGKLKTLKTYIPDLISDIVDPMRNSGCTNSQIYKVLNS; encoded by the coding sequence ATGTATTATCCTATTAAATTTAGACCTGTCTATAAGGATTATATCTGGGGAGGTCGATACTTTGAGAAGCTAGGTAGGGAGCTACCGGAAGGTGTAGTTGCCGAAAGCTGGGAGGTGTCCTGCCATAAAAGCGGACTTAGTGTCGTAGCAAATGGAGAATTTGCAGGACGGACACTGACTGAACTAATAAAGTCTGACCCGGTAGGTGTTGTAGGAACAAAATTTCCTTCAGGGTGCAGTGAAATACCTCTACTGGTAAAACTTATAGATGCAAATGATAAACTCTCCGTTCAGGTACACCCCGATGATAACTATGCTGCAGTTTTTGAAAATAGCTTCGGAAAAAATGAGATGTGGTATGTAATAGCTACAAAGCCAAGTGCAAAGCTGGTCGCTGGTCTTAAAGAAAATGTAACCAGAGAGAAATTCTTAAGAGCTGTCAAAGAAAACCGTATTGAAGACTGCCTGTTACAAGTTGAGGTTATGCCTGGAGATGTCATAAATATACCTGCAGGAACAGTTCACTCTATAGGTGAAGGTATAGTAATAGCGGAAATCCAGCAGACTTCTGATATTACTTACCGGCTATTTGACTACAACAGGGTTGACAAAAACGGAGTCAGGCGTCAGCTACATTTGAATAAAGCACTTGACGTTATTAACTTTGGAGCCGGGCGCAGAATGGCTAAATGTGATGGTGTAAAGGTTGAAGTTAATGACACCAGTTCAAAAACAGTATTTGTGGCAAACAGATATTTTGCATGTGAAAGATATGAATTAAATGGTGAAGTTACAGAAAAATGTGACGGTAGCAAATTCTGTATTTACATATTTTTGGAAGGCAATGGGGAAATCAAAACAGGGGAAGCAAATGTAAAAGTCAATGCCGGTGAAACAGTATTTCTGCCTGCAGCTTCCGGGGAATACACTGTTTCCGGGAAATTAAAGACTTTAAAAACCTATATACCTGACCTAATAAGCGACATTGTTGACCCAATGAGAAATTCAGGCTGTACAAACAGCCAAATATACAAGGTACTAAACAGTTAG
- a CDS encoding DUF2812 domain-containing protein, with protein sequence MIKIFKWWWAWEYERIENWLEEMESNGLRLVETRVKGLFFYFERCQPIKARYCIDYQPKLTPDYVTLVRDDGWELYQIGMGWYILRKQYEDERPELYTDFESLIARNKVLLAIVLVATVMECVSFGNLIWDTYKDSSKAMLPVLCIFGSLILAFFSFIITNVVMQITKFKKKQ encoded by the coding sequence ATGATCAAGATATTTAAATGGTGGTGGGCCTGGGAGTACGAAAGGATTGAAAACTGGCTGGAAGAAATGGAGTCAAATGGTCTCAGACTTGTTGAAACAAGAGTCAAAGGCTTATTCTTTTACTTCGAAAGGTGCCAACCGATAAAAGCCAGATATTGTATTGACTACCAACCCAAGCTTACCCCTGATTATGTTACGCTGGTTAGGGATGACGGATGGGAGCTGTATCAGATAGGAATGGGTTGGTACATATTGAGGAAACAGTATGAGGATGAGAGACCTGAACTGTACACTGATTTTGAAAGTCTTATTGCCAGAAACAAGGTATTGCTTGCAATAGTACTGGTTGCTACAGTAATGGAGTGTGTGTCATTCGGAAATTTGATATGGGACACATATAAGGATAGCAGCAAAGCCATGCTGCCCGTTCTTTGTATATTTGGTTCACTAATTCTGGCATTTTTTTCATTTATAATTACAAATGTGGTGATGCAAATAACTAAATTCAAAAAGAAACAATAA
- a CDS encoding ATP-binding cassette domain-containing protein, with the protein MSLQVQNVSKKFGEKLVVNDISFEVSEPGVFGLLGTNGAGKTTTIRMILNIVKKDSGSIMWDNKPVESQITNFGYLPEERGLYPKVKVTEQLMYFASLRRISAAKAKKDISYWLERMEASQYANMAAEKLSKGNQQKIQFIASILHDPDLIFMDEPFSGLDPVNTELFKGVIHELIKKEKYIIMSSHQMSTVEEFCRDIVILKNGNTVLNGDLKKIKHNYGRNNLLINSEGDIIELAAQEGITKVNRTAAGYEFKISNEEQAYKLLEKILNKRLILDKFEIREPSLHEIFIEKAGEAK; encoded by the coding sequence TTGAGTTTACAAGTACAAAATGTATCAAAAAAGTTTGGAGAAAAGCTTGTTGTTAACGATATTTCATTTGAAGTAAGTGAACCGGGTGTGTTTGGGTTGCTAGGTACAAATGGGGCAGGTAAAACCACAACAATAAGAATGATATTGAATATTGTAAAAAAAGATTCGGGAAGCATAATGTGGGATAACAAACCTGTAGAAAGCCAGATTACAAATTTCGGCTATCTGCCTGAAGAAAGAGGGCTGTACCCTAAAGTAAAAGTAACGGAGCAGTTAATGTATTTTGCAAGTCTGAGACGAATCAGTGCCGCCAAGGCAAAAAAGGACATAAGCTACTGGCTGGAAAGAATGGAAGCAAGCCAATATGCAAATATGGCAGCAGAGAAGCTATCCAAAGGGAATCAGCAGAAAATACAGTTTATTGCATCTATACTGCACGATCCCGACCTGATATTCATGGATGAGCCGTTCAGTGGACTGGACCCTGTGAATACGGAGTTGTTCAAGGGCGTAATACATGAACTGATAAAGAAAGAAAAATACATAATAATGTCAAGTCATCAAATGTCCACAGTTGAGGAATTTTGCAGGGATATAGTGATTCTTAAAAACGGTAACACAGTACTTAACGGAGATCTTAAAAAAATCAAGCATAACTACGGGAGAAATAATCTATTAATAAATTCCGAAGGAGATATTATTGAACTTGCTGCACAAGAGGGTATTACAAAGGTAAACCGCACTGCGGCAGGCTATGAATTTAAAATCTCAAATGAAGAGCAGGCGTACAAACTGCTTGAAAAAATACTTAACAAAAGGCTTATACTTGATAAATTTGAAATAAGAGAGCCATCACTGCATGAAATATTTATAGAAAAGGCTGGTGAAGCAAAATGA
- a CDS encoding ABC transporter ATP-binding protein: MSHHKIELEEVSFNYPDGHQALDNVTILIGHGESVGVVGANGAGKSTLLSILSGILFPQKGSVRVGDIPVTKKTLSDVRRSIGLVFQEPDDQLFMTSVYDDVAFGPRNYRLDEKEVERRVNRALEEVGIPHLKDRPPYKLSGGEKKLAAIAAVISMEPDILIMDEPTASLDPKARRKVMNILKGFSHTKIITSHDLDMIMDMCDRTIVLKNGKIAADGPTVDILGDSSLMDRCGLEIPLAMQNCPVCKKSKFM; encoded by the coding sequence ATGAGTCATCACAAAATAGAACTTGAAGAAGTCAGCTTTAATTATCCTGACGGGCATCAGGCACTTGATAACGTCACTATTCTGATTGGACACGGGGAATCGGTAGGGGTTGTTGGAGCCAACGGAGCCGGTAAATCAACGCTGCTTTCAATATTATCAGGAATACTGTTTCCCCAAAAAGGCAGTGTAAGAGTTGGGGATATCCCTGTTACAAAGAAAACCCTTTCAGATGTAAGGCGTAGTATAGGTCTTGTATTTCAGGAACCTGACGACCAGCTGTTTATGACATCGGTATATGATGATGTAGCTTTTGGGCCAAGGAACTATCGTCTTGATGAAAAAGAAGTGGAGAGAAGAGTAAACCGTGCCTTGGAAGAAGTTGGAATACCTCATCTGAAGGACCGTCCTCCATACAAGCTTTCCGGCGGTGAAAAGAAGCTGGCAGCTATAGCTGCGGTTATTTCCATGGAGCCGGATATACTTATAATGGATGAGCCTACCGCTTCATTGGACCCGAAGGCAAGACGTAAGGTCATGAACATTCTTAAAGGTTTCAGTCATACAAAAATTATAACAAGTCACGACTTGGACATGATAATGGATATGTGTGATAGGACAATAGTTCTGAAAAATGGCAAAATAGCGGCTGACGGGCCCACAGTGGATATATTGGGAGATAGCAGTCTTATGGATCGGTGCGGGCTTGAGATACCTCTTGCAATGCAAAACTGTCCTGTATGTAAGAAATCTAAATTTATGTGA
- a CDS encoding helix-turn-helix domain-containing protein, with protein MEHQKNYSETAQTFNVSYHQVYSWTHKYESGGIDALQDNRGKKKNKGEWSELEKLRAENRRQKMEIDFLKKLDEIERRRF; from the coding sequence ATTGAACACCAGAAAAATTATTCTGAAACAGCCCAAACGTTTAATGTATCTTATCATCAGGTTTATTCTTGGACACACAAATATGAATCTGGAGGTATAGATGCCTTGCAGGACAATCGTGGAAAGAAAAAGAATAAGGGTGAATGGTCTGAGCTAGAAAAACTGAGAGCTGAGAACCGCAGACAAAAAATGGAGATAGATTTTCTAAAAAAACTCGACGAGATAGAAAGGAGGCGGTTCTAA
- a CDS encoding ABC transporter permease has protein sequence MKEFLEVFKYTFKENARKKSFIISTVLILVIVVAAMIIPAAISNSKTADNDNPKEQTQTDSKNIKTVYFVDKTGIFEQGINELQQQMSGFKLEKVTSDKEESLKAQIKDKGESYMIVISLKDNIPSVEYFTKQYGSGPDPDMISKVFKNIYVTTMLKGENVPEDVVTKTLADLNVNVNELGNSKIGGFISSIFIVIILFFAIYFYGYGVSMSVASEKTSRVMELLVTSVKPSRIIIGKTAGMGALGLIQLALIIGVGVLTYSTVFPSDFTISGMKLDFSGFTPFTLAMVIIYFILGYTLYALMYAVVGATVSKAEDVNSAMMPMSFIALIAFYFSYGTFAVPNSTAAKVASIIPLTSPFSIPSRLVTADVPLWQIGLSLGILLITIVFVGMISVKLYSYAVLHYGDRLKIGKLLQFSKENKAVNVK, from the coding sequence ATGAAAGAATTTTTAGAAGTATTCAAGTACACTTTCAAAGAGAATGCACGAAAAAAATCATTCATTATATCAACTGTATTAATTCTTGTAATAGTTGTAGCGGCTATGATAATACCGGCGGCAATTTCCAACAGTAAAACAGCAGACAATGATAATCCTAAAGAGCAGACCCAGACAGACTCTAAAAACATCAAAACGGTATATTTTGTTGACAAAACCGGAATATTTGAACAGGGAATAAATGAATTACAGCAGCAAATGTCAGGCTTTAAGCTTGAAAAGGTGACTTCTGACAAGGAGGAAAGCCTGAAAGCTCAGATAAAGGATAAGGGTGAAAGCTATATGATAGTTATTAGCCTGAAAGATAACATTCCAAGTGTCGAATACTTTACAAAGCAGTATGGAAGCGGCCCAGACCCTGATATGATAAGCAAGGTATTCAAGAATATTTACGTGACAACCATGCTGAAAGGGGAAAATGTTCCTGAAGATGTTGTTACAAAGACTTTAGCAGATTTAAATGTTAATGTTAATGAATTGGGCAACAGTAAAATAGGAGGATTTATCTCCAGCATATTTATAGTAATAATATTGTTCTTTGCAATATATTTCTATGGCTATGGAGTATCAATGTCCGTTGCATCAGAAAAGACATCAAGAGTTATGGAGTTGCTGGTAACTTCCGTGAAACCTTCAAGAATAATAATCGGAAAAACTGCCGGTATGGGAGCACTGGGACTTATACAGCTTGCATTGATTATTGGGGTTGGTGTATTGACATACAGTACTGTTTTTCCATCAGATTTCACTATAAGCGGTATGAAATTGGATTTCTCAGGCTTTACACCTTTTACACTTGCAATGGTGATAATTTACTTCATACTTGGATATACCTTGTATGCGCTTATGTATGCTGTTGTTGGTGCTACTGTAAGCAAGGCAGAAGATGTAAACTCCGCTATGATGCCTATGTCCTTTATAGCACTGATAGCATTCTACTTCTCATACGGAACATTTGCGGTTCCAAACAGCACGGCTGCGAAAGTAGCTTCAATAATACCACTTACTTCCCCGTTTTCAATACCATCAAGGCTGGTGACGGCAGATGTACCACTTTGGCAAATCGGACTATCGCTGGGAATATTACTTATAACTATAGTATTTGTCGGGATGATTTCAGTAAAGCTTTACTCCTATGCGGTGCTTCATTATGGCGACAGATTAAAAATAGGAAAGCTGCTACAGTTTTCAAAAGAAAATAAGGCGGTTAATGTTAAATAA
- a CDS encoding DUF3842 family protein produces MRVAVIDGQGGGIGKLMIEKLRASFGNEIELLALGTNALAASLMLKAGANEGASGENAILFNASKVDIIIGTIGIVCANSMLGELTPVMAAAIAQSQAVKILIPLNRCNILVTGTCDEPLPHHLDDAIAMVGNVIRSDKSVRG; encoded by the coding sequence ATGCGGGTTGCAGTTATAGACGGTCAGGGCGGAGGAATAGGCAAACTTATGATTGAAAAGCTCAGGGCTTCATTTGGGAATGAAATTGAGCTGCTTGCCTTAGGAACTAATGCACTTGCCGCATCATTAATGCTCAAGGCCGGTGCAAACGAGGGAGCCTCCGGTGAAAATGCAATTTTATTTAATGCATCGAAGGTGGACATAATAATTGGGACAATAGGGATTGTATGCGCTAATTCCATGTTGGGCGAGCTCACACCTGTAATGGCAGCGGCTATTGCACAAAGCCAAGCGGTAAAGATATTGATTCCTTTGAACAGATGCAACATTCTGGTAACCGGAACTTGTGATGAGCCGCTTCCACATCATTTGGATGATGCAATAGCTATGGTTGGAAACGTAATAAGGAGTGATAAAAGTGTGCGAGGCTAA
- the cbiQ gene encoding cobalt ECF transporter T component CbiQ yields MTDIAGALYEIKHLDELSKRDNIINNIHPLVKLIVTLAYIGILASFDRYEVSALIPFIMYPAAVMIICEIPMGKIIKRVLALEPFIIVAGILNPILDKNTMYIGTVTMSSGWLTLISLIIKSTLMVSAGFLLIATTGIDDIAGAMSLVKIPSIFVLLFLLTYRYIFVLMDEAERLLKGYSLRAPGQKGVKIKVWGSMIGQLLIRSFNRAQIIYQSMVLKGYNGRLNISGVKGIGYAEGIYLPACVLFFIMSRLINIPMFIAGFFH; encoded by the coding sequence ATGACAGACATAGCAGGGGCATTATATGAAATAAAGCATTTGGATGAACTATCTAAAAGAGATAATATTATTAATAATATTCACCCTCTGGTTAAACTCATTGTTACTTTGGCTTATATAGGGATACTTGCATCCTTTGACCGATACGAGGTATCTGCACTTATACCGTTTATAATGTATCCTGCTGCCGTCATGATTATTTGCGAAATACCTATGGGCAAGATTATAAAAAGGGTTCTGGCTTTGGAACCCTTTATTATTGTGGCCGGAATACTTAACCCCATATTGGATAAAAATACCATGTACATTGGAACTGTAACCATGTCAAGCGGATGGTTGACACTAATTTCGCTTATAATAAAAAGTACACTGATGGTCTCGGCGGGATTTCTGCTAATTGCAACTACAGGAATCGATGATATAGCAGGAGCAATGAGCCTGGTGAAAATACCATCCATATTTGTACTGTTGTTTTTGCTGACATACAGATATATTTTTGTCCTTATGGATGAGGCTGAAAGACTTTTAAAAGGTTATTCATTAAGAGCACCCGGCCAAAAAGGTGTAAAAATCAAGGTTTGGGGCTCAATGATAGGACAGCTGCTTATAAGAAGCTTTAACCGTGCTCAGATAATATATCAATCCATGGTTTTAAAAGGGTATAATGGAAGGTTAAATATTTCAGGAGTCAAGGGTATCGGGTATGCAGAGGGAATTTATCTGCCGGCATGTGTTTTGTTTTTTATAATGTCAAGATTGATAAATATACCGATGTTTATAGCGGGGTTTTTTCATTGA
- a CDS encoding PadR family transcriptional regulator, whose amino-acid sequence MNEKLIKAYLPMSETGFYILLSLNEPRHGYGIILHVKDITGGRINLGAGTIYGTLTKFEKDSLIEPSGEEDRRKLYRITEMGKWLLEQEMSRIDEMYVNGHKVLGGFNHDQDI is encoded by the coding sequence ATGAATGAAAAACTAATAAAAGCATATTTACCCATGAGCGAAACCGGTTTTTATATTCTGCTTTCACTCAATGAGCCCAGACACGGATATGGAATTATACTCCATGTAAAGGACATAACCGGGGGCAGGATAAATCTTGGCGCAGGGACTATTTACGGAACTCTTACCAAGTTTGAAAAGGACAGTCTTATTGAGCCATCAGGAGAAGAGGACAGGCGTAAACTATACAGGATAACTGAGATGGGTAAATGGTTGCTTGAACAGGAAATGAGTCGTATAGACGAGATGTATGTGAACGGGCACAAGGTTCTGGGGGGATTTAATCATGATCAAGATATTTAA
- a CDS encoding transposase, translating into MKRIRKFTSDEKLRCVFRCIEGKEPVRHVANLIGVNHITLKEWIRNYKVLGIAALSTTHKRPIYSDELKETAVKDYLNGIGSQESLCLKYSILAKSTLRNWILKYNSHMEDSIAGGTSLMTDAHEVTYYEKLK; encoded by the coding sequence GTGAAAAGAATACGTAAATTTACATCAGATGAGAAATTAAGATGCGTTTTCAGGTGCATTGAGGGAAAAGAGCCAGTTCGTCACGTTGCAAATTTGATAGGAGTCAATCATATTACATTGAAGGAATGGATTAGAAATTACAAAGTATTAGGAATCGCCGCTCTAAGCACCACTCATAAGAGGCCTATTTATTCCGATGAGCTAAAAGAAACAGCTGTTAAAGACTATCTTAATGGTATTGGTTCTCAGGAATCTCTCTGCTTAAAATACAGTATACTTGCTAAAAGTACATTACGTAATTGGATTTTGAAGTATAATAGTCATATGGAAGATTCAATAGCAGGAGGAACATCTTTAATGACTGATGCCCATGAAGTCACTTATTACGAAAAATTGAAATAG
- a CDS encoding ABC transporter ATP-binding protein yields the protein MIAINNLTKSYSKFKAVDGISLTAKPGEITILLGPNGAGKSTTIKSIAGLLKFEGEITIWGFPNKTVDAKQVFGYIPETPALYDLLTSMEHAEFIAKAYKLEAGWEDKIKAIFERLEIIDKKDKYVRELSKGMTQKLSIALAMLIEPKAVLFDEPLVGLDPKAINEVLKIFQELKEQGKSVLVSTHIIDTINDVWDRAYIMNKGKIVSDITKQELNGRDLKTIFFELTGEEEECRQ from the coding sequence ATGATTGCAATAAACAATCTTACCAAAAGCTATAGTAAGTTCAAAGCGGTAGATGGAATTTCATTGACTGCAAAACCGGGTGAAATAACTATACTTTTAGGCCCTAACGGCGCAGGGAAATCCACAACAATTAAGAGCATTGCCGGACTTTTAAAATTTGAAGGTGAAATAACAATATGGGGTTTCCCAAATAAAACAGTAGATGCAAAGCAGGTGTTCGGGTATATACCCGAAACGCCTGCTTTGTATGATCTGCTCACTTCGATGGAACACGCAGAATTCATTGCCAAGGCTTACAAACTGGAAGCGGGATGGGAGGACAAGATAAAAGCCATATTTGAAAGACTCGAAATTATTGATAAAAAGGACAAATACGTAAGGGAGCTTTCAAAAGGTATGACCCAGAAGCTTAGTATTGCACTGGCTATGCTTATAGAACCTAAAGCGGTACTTTTTGATGAGCCATTAGTTGGACTTGACCCCAAAGCAATAAATGAGGTTCTAAAAATATTCCAAGAACTTAAAGAACAGGGGAAGAGTGTGCTGGTTAGCACTCATATAATTGATACAATAAATGATGTTTGGGATAGAGCATACATCATGAATAAGGGTAAAATAGTTTCAGACATTACAAAACAGGAACTTAACGGAAGGGATCTAAAAACAATATTCTTTGAACTCACCGGGGAGGAAGAAGAATGCAGGCAATAA
- a CDS encoding energy-coupling factor ABC transporter permease, with protein sequence MHMGDFMLSPAVGGTIMTAAVGTAAVSIKKVRDMDEKKIPLMGVMSAFVFAAQMINFTIPGTGSSGHLAGAIMLSILLGPYAGFLSIAAILLIQALFFADGGLLAYGCNVINMGFFACFIAYPLIYRTITKKGLTRTRLMTGSILSSVAALQMGAFSVVIQTLLSGKTELPFTQFALAMQGIHLAIGAVEGVVTAAVVSFVWKVRPDIINTEPSEKSKKQGYKSVIIGFLVAAVLLAGGISLFASANPDGLEWSIGKVAGDKEIKGETQVHKSLEKAQQDIAVLPDYSFKKQENADESMGTVVSGLVGSGITVGLVLVAGYLIKLIKRKKAK encoded by the coding sequence ATGCATATGGGAGATTTTATGCTGTCACCGGCGGTCGGAGGTACAATAATGACGGCAGCTGTGGGAACAGCGGCAGTATCAATAAAAAAAGTAAGGGACATGGATGAGAAAAAAATTCCTTTAATGGGAGTAATGTCCGCTTTTGTTTTTGCTGCACAAATGATTAATTTTACCATACCCGGAACAGGTTCAAGTGGCCACCTTGCAGGTGCAATAATGCTTTCAATTCTGCTGGGGCCCTATGCGGGATTTTTGTCAATAGCGGCAATTCTTCTTATACAAGCACTGTTTTTTGCTGACGGAGGACTGCTTGCCTATGGCTGCAATGTAATAAATATGGGGTTTTTTGCATGCTTTATTGCATACCCACTGATATACCGTACTATAACTAAAAAAGGACTCACCAGAACAAGATTAATGACAGGAAGTATTCTGTCGAGTGTGGCTGCATTACAGATGGGGGCTTTCAGTGTGGTAATTCAAACACTGCTGTCAGGAAAAACAGAGCTGCCCTTTACTCAGTTTGCACTTGCCATGCAGGGAATTCACTTAGCAATAGGCGCCGTGGAAGGCGTGGTAACGGCTGCGGTAGTGTCATTTGTCTGGAAGGTGAGGCCAGACATAATTAATACCGAACCTTCTGAAAAAAGTAAAAAGCAGGGTTATAAGTCTGTAATTATTGGTTTTCTTGTTGCTGCAGTACTTCTGGCAGGGGGTATATCACTGTTTGCATCTGCAAATCCCGACGGTCTGGAGTGGTCAATAGGCAAGGTAGCAGGGGACAAAGAAATAAAAGGGGAAACCCAAGTACACAAATCACTTGAAAAAGCACAACAGGATATTGCGGTATTGCCGGACTACAGTTTTAAGAAACAGGAAAATGCCGATGAATCCATGGGAACGGTTGTTTCCGGATTAGTGGGTTCAGGAATTACAGTGGGCTTGGTACTGGTGGCAGGTTATTTGATAAAGCTGATAAAGCGGAAGAAAGCTAAATAA